A genomic window from Pecten maximus chromosome 4, xPecMax1.1, whole genome shotgun sequence includes:
- the LOC117325952 gene encoding uncharacterized protein LOC117325952 has product MQEEIFEWSVCCLKPMAVKQGELFTQHHVDFLISIVGKQYAQYYIMLVLGELIPKQPKLFGDSLIKHVLQNPEIDPSYSAGIQMVAVNLGLTNKSLVDRILKELIILAKKCPDHNYLYPLLDSIQTLAAKYGVETLKPHRKYFEDLQQDGKTTFLKDIATSIVNAMDGISMKGIVTDVIQTKEKVKELDKKVTKVEGDVKGLKTTVDRHDKEIKTVKTGIKTVKKRVDVVEKDLTDTKGKVEEIDKKTMSNAPAWSRDLTKLMNPKSDHDWRLLAQRLGYSPKDIKAWATQNDPCMALLSEWYATNKTSEATHAVLTTLQEMNRQDAAIIVENAMKDVDDVVKEAPEYTKPPPIFLSYQWGHQNEVKLLRQHLLMAGYECWMDVGQMGGGDKLFEKIDNGIRGSKVVICCVSEKYAKSPNCNREVNLAVNLGKPMIPLLMEKMGWPPQGSMGPIFSEYLFVRFFQRGGEETNDQRYWPVPKFQELLMQFNIYKTLPDESIVTKEYKKWWVPVAEEIIITKKPISSGGQNTATTAGGKEEESKSPDVFLSYQWGKQKQIKQLYKRLCELGLTCWMDIYQMGGGDSLFDKIDRGVRGCKIVLSCVTTKYAVSANCRREVSLADSLKKPVVPLLLEEMQWPPSGPMSMVFTQLLFINFYRDEAVQMTWKGDKFDELLAKVTEHVPGFIGCIDDTKTKEIEEIPKKKTEPETQARSPNTANNADTSGKEHVPPPLQSSHTPPTAQPTSQPPPPPYTHQHQFAQPQPGQQYMPAQQLAAVQPHAQTRGQPYVQQQQQQQQQQQQQQQQTQPQTQQTSNQVSPTQAGRANEKSSSCVLL; this is encoded by the exons ATGCAGGAGGAGATTTTCGAATGGAGTGTATGCTGCTTAAAGCCCATGGCTGTGAAACAAGGGGAG CTCTTCACCCAACACCATGTTGACTTTTTGATCAGCATTGTGGGAAAGCAGTATGCCCAGTACTACATAATGCTGGTTTTGGGCGAACTTATACCAAAACAACCAAAACTGTTTGGTGATAGCCTGATCAAGCATGTTCTACAAAATCCAGAAATAGATCCCTCATACTCCGCAGGTATTCAGATGGTAGCTGTCAACCTCGGACTGACAAACAAG TCACTAGTGGATAGGATTCTGAAAGAGCTCATCATTCTGGCAAAGAAGTGTCCAGATCACAATTATCTGTACCCCCTGTTGGATTCTATACAAACTTTGGCCGCTAAGTATGGTGTGGAAACTCTCAAACCTCATCGAAAATATTTCGAGGATTTGCAGCAGGATGGAAAAACAACGTTTTTGAAAGACATAGCCACTTCCATTGTTAATGCAATGGATGGAATCAG tATGAAAGGTATCGTCACAGATGTCATACAAACAAAAGAGAAGGTCAAAGAACTTGACAAGAAGGTCACAAAAGTTGAAGGTGATGTCAAAGGATTAAAGACTACTGTTGACAGGCATGACAAGGAAATTAAAACAGTGAAAACCGGAATTAAAACCGTCAAAAAACGTGTTGATGTTGTCGAAAAAGATCTAACTGATACAAAGGGCAAGGTCGAAGAGATTGACAAAAAG ACAATGTCCAACGCCCCAGCATGGTCACGTGATCTTACAAAGTTAATGAATCCAAAATCTGATCATGACTGGAGGCTATTGGCTCAGCGACTGGGATACTCACCAAAGGACATAAAGGCATGGGCTACCCAGAATGACCCCTGCATGGCGCTCCTCAGTGAGTGGTACGCTACCAACAAGACATCTGAGGCTACCCATGCAGTACTTACCACTCTGCAGGAAATGAACAGACAAGATGCTGCAATCATTGTAGAGAATGCAATGAAGGATGTAG ATGATGTTGTGAAGGAAGCACCCGAGTACACCAAACCCCCTCCAATCTTCCTGAGCTACCAATGGGGTCACCAGAACGAGGTCAAGTTACTAAGGCAACACCTTCTCATGGCCGGCTATGAATGCTGGATGGATGTCGGTCAGATGGGAGGCGGAGACAAACTATTTGAGAAAATTGACAATGGAATCAGAGGATCAAAAGTCGTCATATGCTGTGTGTCGGAGAAGTATGCCAAGTCTCCCAACTGTAACAGAGAG GTGAACCTTGCCGTAAACCTTGGGAAGCCAATGATTCCCCTCCTGATGGAGAAAATGGGTTGGCCCCCTCAGGGCTCCATGGGACCCATCTTCAGTGAgtatctatttgtgaggttcttCCAACGAGGAGGGGAAGAGACCAACGACCAACGTTACTGGCCAGTTCCGAAGTTTCAGGAACTTTTGATGCAGTTCAACATCTACAAAACTCTGCCTGATGAATCAATTGTTACCAAAG AGTACAAAAAGTGGTGGGTCCCTGTGGCTGAAGAAATTATTATCACCAAGAAACCTATCAGTAGTGGAGGTCAGAATACTGCAACCACGGCTGGAGGAAAG GAAGAGGAAAGTAAGTCTCCAGATGTGTTCCTGTCCTACCAGTGGGGTAAACAGAAGCAGATAAAACAGTTGTACAAGAGGCTGTGTGAGCTTGGTTTGACCTGCTGGATGGACATCTACCAGATGGGAGGTGGAGACTCCTTGTTTGACAAGATTGACCGAGGTGTGCGGGGCTGTAAGATTGTTCTAAGTTGTGTGACCACTAAGTACGCAGTCTCGGCCAATTGTCGACGAGAGGTAAGCCTAGCTGATTCCTTAAAGAAGCCTGTAGTTCCTCTTCTATTGGAAGAGATGCAATGGCCACCTAGTGGGCCAATGAGCATGGTCTTCACACAACTCCTTTTCATCAATTTCTACCGTGACGAGGCAGTCCAGATGACATGGAAAGGGGATAAATTTGATGAGCTTCTAGCCAAAGTCACAGAACACGTGCCTGGTTTTATAGGATGCATTGATGATACAAAGACAAAAGAGATAGAAGAAATACCTAAAAAGAAAACGGAACCGGAAACACAAGCAAGATCGCCAAATACTGCAAACAATGCAGATACTTCAGGTAAAGAGCATGTCCCACCACCCTTACAGTCTTCACATACTCCACCAACAGCACAGCCCACATCGCAACCACCACCTCCTCCATACACACACCAGCACCAGTTTGCGCAGCCACAACCTGGACAACAATACATGCCAGCTCAACAGCTTGCAGCAGTCCAACCACATGCACAAACGCGTGGACAACCATATgttcagcagcagcagcagcagcagcaacaacaacaacaacaacaacaacaaacacagCCACAAACACAGCAAACATCCAATCAGGTTTCTCCAACTCAAGCTGGTCGAGCAAATGAAAAGTCTTCCTCGTGTGTTCTTCTTTAA